A single Tuberibacillus sp. Marseille-P3662 DNA region contains:
- a CDS encoding DUF3238 domain-containing protein, whose translation MKKLTLLFSLTLLFLGMMFLGSQANAKSNNKPAKIQKGDGKVSFHINVQGDYYKFYQKGKIQHKGKSANWTDELNDSSQKYKIGVYKENKLVDIVKVKVGNGDIRKPTKKKQSFLLQENTNERDPKEQNMEQRVKANTLEVAATHTKVYLQWSELPDKDGYFEVYRDGEKIARTKETRYLDTSAKSGNEYRYKIVAESTVSDDRKRKLNSQLEQSRFELTQEQKKELFTIRGTVSNKVKTPVISETYLNKKGSLLNREQMNKLKKEQSNKISTLAFPGTSQWRNYIFRYTTFIPFESVEDPKPFNGTYLKGDDRNSFDFFANDYRTRTDVWTYFNSASWLGVNAPNITYNKDIQQSVRCEDPDCSQVIERDTASESGIEVIKDTISSNKLQWRVKHDVGIPFGWEYPNINYYYSATLTSTPSLTIEGAHDKAPNHEFFMAVQNSDVVIPLHTYSVGSTWDFFYLTPTAPQEYFNISM comes from the coding sequence ATGAAAAAATTAACATTGTTATTTAGCTTAACTTTGCTTTTCTTGGGAATGATGTTTCTTGGATCCCAAGCTAATGCCAAAAGCAACAACAAACCAGCTAAAATTCAAAAGGGAGATGGAAAAGTCAGTTTTCACATTAATGTTCAAGGGGACTATTATAAATTTTATCAAAAGGGTAAAATTCAACATAAAGGTAAATCAGCCAATTGGACAGATGAATTAAATGATAGTTCACAGAAATATAAAATTGGAGTGTACAAGGAAAATAAACTTGTTGATATCGTTAAAGTTAAAGTTGGAAACGGTGACATTAGAAAACCGACAAAGAAAAAACAATCCTTTTTGTTACAAGAAAACACAAACGAAAGAGACCCAAAAGAACAAAATATGGAACAAAGGGTAAAAGCTAATACTTTAGAGGTCGCTGCAACACACACTAAGGTATATTTACAATGGAGTGAACTTCCTGATAAAGACGGTTATTTTGAAGTTTACAGGGATGGAGAAAAAATTGCCCGAACGAAAGAGACACGGTACCTTGATACATCCGCAAAAAGCGGCAACGAATATAGATATAAAATTGTGGCTGAATCTACAGTTTCAGATGACAGAAAACGCAAACTTAATAGCCAATTAGAGCAAAGTAGATTTGAACTAACCCAAGAACAAAAAAAGGAATTATTCACAATTAGAGGAACAGTTTCTAATAAGGTAAAAACGCCAGTTATCAGTGAAACATACTTAAATAAAAAGGGTTCACTGCTTAATAGGGAACAAATGAACAAACTTAAAAAAGAACAATCAAATAAAATATCAACACTGGCTTTTCCAGGCACCTCTCAATGGAGAAACTATATTTTTCGATATACAACGTTTATCCCTTTTGAGTCTGTAGAAGATCCTAAGCCCTTTAATGGAACTTATCTAAAAGGTGACGACCGAAACAGCTTTGACTTTTTTGCAAATGACTATAGAACAAGAACTGATGTATGGACATATTTCAATTCAGCATCGTGGCTTGGCGTAAATGCACCAAACATCACTTATAATAAGGACATCCAACAATCGGTAAGATGTGAAGATCCAGATTGTTCACAAGTCATAGAAAGAGATACAGCAAGTGAAAGTGGTATTGAAGTGATAAAAGATACAATTTCCAGCAACAAATTGCAATGGAGAGTAAAACATGATGTGGGGATCCCTTTTGGATGGGAATATCCCAACATTAATTACTATTATTCTGCAACCTTGACATCGACACCTTCGCTAACAATAGAGGGTGCTCACGATAAAGCACCGAATCATGAATTTTTTATGGCCGTTCAGAATAGCGATGTAGTAATACCTCTTCACACATATTCAGTGGGGAGTACATGGGACTTTTTCTACTTAACACCTACTGCACCACAGGAATATTTTAATATATCAATGTAA
- the iadA gene encoding beta-aspartyl-peptidase yields the protein MITIIKNGEIYAPEPLGKTSILLIDQKIAKIGNINEQAVKNLGVEYEVIDAEGSIVVPGFIDPHVHLIGGGGEGGFATRTPEIQLSDMVKSGITTVVGLLGTDGTTRHMTSLLAKARGLEEEGMTTFIYTGNYAVPTPTITSNVKDDVILINKVIGAGEIAISDSRSGQPSLHELAKLVAEARVGGMLSGKAGITHFHTGPGKDYLSLLHQLLKDYEIPSSQLYATHVTRSRALFDDAINLANKGGYVDITASHNTGEWITYYKENGGDMRHLTLSSDGNGSLPKFDEEGNLTGFGVASTQTLYQQVVSAVKDHGMPLEEVLPLVTTNTSTVLKLTNKGSVQESNDADVLILDKDSLTIQHVFAKGHHMLKNKELLIKGTFEN from the coding sequence ATGATTACAATTATTAAAAATGGAGAGATTTATGCACCCGAACCACTAGGAAAAACATCGATTTTACTCATCGATCAAAAGATTGCAAAGATAGGGAATATCAATGAGCAAGCCGTAAAGAATTTGGGCGTCGAATATGAGGTGATAGATGCAGAAGGATCAATAGTAGTTCCAGGATTCATTGATCCTCATGTTCATTTAATTGGTGGCGGTGGTGAAGGTGGTTTCGCAACTCGTACACCGGAAATTCAACTCAGTGACATGGTCAAATCAGGTATTACCACAGTAGTTGGCCTCTTAGGTACGGATGGCACGACCCGTCATATGACGTCACTGCTAGCCAAAGCCCGAGGACTAGAGGAAGAAGGAATGACGACCTTTATCTATACAGGAAACTATGCTGTTCCAACTCCTACGATTACATCAAATGTGAAGGATGATGTCATTTTAATTAATAAAGTCATTGGGGCCGGAGAAATTGCTATATCTGATTCTCGTTCAGGACAGCCTTCTTTGCATGAATTGGCCAAACTAGTTGCCGAGGCTCGGGTCGGTGGGATGTTAAGTGGAAAAGCGGGGATAACCCATTTTCACACCGGTCCCGGCAAAGACTATTTATCACTTTTACATCAACTATTAAAAGATTATGAGATTCCTTCATCCCAACTTTATGCTACACACGTTACCCGTAGTCGAGCGTTGTTCGACGACGCTATTAATTTAGCAAATAAAGGGGGTTACGTGGATATTACAGCAAGTCACAATACTGGTGAGTGGATTACGTACTACAAAGAAAACGGCGGAGATATGCGGCATCTGACATTGTCTTCAGACGGAAATGGAAGTCTGCCAAAGTTTGATGAAGAGGGAAATCTAACAGGCTTTGGCGTAGCTAGTACCCAAACACTGTATCAGCAGGTGGTTTCAGCTGTGAAGGATCACGGTATGCCTTTAGAAGAAGTCTTGCCACTTGTGACAACGAATACATCAACTGTATTAAAGCTTACTAACAAAGGAAGCGTTCAAGAATCAAATGATGCCGATGTATTAATTTTGGATAAAGACTCCCTTACCATTCAGCATGTGTTTGCCAAGGGACATCACATGCTGAAGAATAAGGAACTTCTTATAAAAGGGACATTTGAAAATTAA
- the nhaC gene encoding Na+/H+ antiporter NhaC — protein MKRQPNLFEAFSPIVVMLLLLAIGYGVYGFNPEPLLILASVYAGIIALCLGLKWEDMMTGIQEKIKQAMPAILILISIGILIGTWMISGTIPMMIYYGLKMIDPTFIVLIAFVVSAIISIVTGTSWGSAGTVGVALMGIATGLDANLPATAGAIVAGSYFGDKLSPLSDTTNLAPIAAGSELYEHIRHMLWTTIPAAIVSILVYLFVGFNLSADRVSTPETMNIMLQTLTEMFDWSIWLLLPPAIILYGSIRKKPTLPTIILSSFIAAVLGKFMQGFSATDIFASTVSGFDVSMVNREGFDSDSVVHEVTRLVNQGGMQSMTGVVLIAFSAFIFAGIITKSGSLEVIIQNLMKIVKRTGDLILTAVLSCITMALVTGNSYLSIIVPGEIYKDTFQKYKLHAKNLSRTLEDSGTVVVPLIPWSSAGVFMAGTLGVSTLSYAPWAILCYVGFIFAIICGYTGIGITKGPETENVNESEDKTIV, from the coding sequence ATGAAAAGACAGCCGAACTTATTTGAAGCTTTTTCACCGATTGTAGTAATGCTGCTTTTGTTAGCCATTGGTTACGGGGTATACGGCTTTAATCCCGAACCCTTACTGATTCTGGCTTCTGTTTACGCCGGAATCATTGCCCTTTGCTTAGGATTAAAATGGGAAGACATGATGACAGGTATCCAAGAAAAAATTAAACAAGCGATGCCTGCCATACTTATCCTGATTTCCATTGGCATTCTGATTGGAACCTGGATGATTTCCGGGACCATTCCGATGATGATCTATTACGGGTTAAAAATGATCGATCCGACCTTTATTGTGCTCATTGCCTTTGTGGTTTCTGCCATAATCTCTATTGTCACGGGAACCTCTTGGGGATCTGCAGGTACTGTTGGGGTTGCGCTAATGGGGATTGCGACAGGACTTGACGCTAATTTGCCGGCAACTGCCGGGGCGATTGTGGCCGGTTCCTACTTTGGGGATAAGTTGTCTCCGCTTTCAGATACGACCAACCTTGCACCCATTGCTGCTGGAAGTGAATTGTACGAGCATATCCGTCATATGCTTTGGACTACCATTCCTGCAGCGATTGTGAGTATTCTCGTATATTTGTTTGTAGGCTTTAACTTATCTGCAGATCGTGTTTCCACTCCAGAGACGATGAATATTATGCTTCAGACATTAACGGAAATGTTTGATTGGAGTATTTGGTTGTTGCTTCCCCCTGCTATCATTTTATATGGGTCCATTCGAAAAAAGCCAACACTGCCGACGATTATCCTTTCATCCTTTATTGCTGCGGTTTTAGGGAAATTTATGCAAGGATTTAGCGCTACCGACATTTTTGCCTCCACGGTTTCTGGATTTGATGTATCCATGGTCAATCGGGAAGGCTTTGATTCAGACAGTGTCGTACACGAGGTGACAAGACTTGTGAACCAAGGCGGTATGCAATCCATGACAGGGGTCGTTTTGATAGCCTTTAGTGCCTTTATTTTTGCTGGAATTATAACAAAATCCGGCTCACTTGAAGTCATTATTCAAAATCTCATGAAAATCGTTAAACGGACAGGGGATTTAATTTTGACGGCTGTACTCTCATGTATAACAATGGCGCTCGTTACCGGGAATTCCTATCTTTCTATTATCGTACCCGGGGAAATTTATAAGGACACGTTTCAGAAATATAAATTACATGCGAAGAACCTCTCAAGAACCCTGGAAGACTCCGGTACTGTAGTTGTGCCGCTCATCCCTTGGTCTTCTGCGGGTGTCTTTATGGCAGGAACGCTCGGGGTTTCTACCCTCAGCTACGCACCATGGGCGATTTTGTGTTACGTTGGTTTCATTTTCGCTATCATTTGTGGTTACACAGGGATTGGCATTACGAAAGGTCCTGAAACAGAAAATGTTAATGAGTCAGAGGATAAAACGATTGTTTGA
- a CDS encoding competence protein ComK, whose amino-acid sequence MIKTITNYEVNRGTMAVIPEAHEQHRAKVLETEGDYYVKQPLMKLIKRACLEGGATYDGRRKAVAHHLGITQKIPLPLQPNQSIYAFPTHAPTNFNCYWIFYNHVRRIAPANDTSVITFYNGKQLRVPVSYYILEKQMQRTAYCITRFSGERRGAGVFESKRDGGDD is encoded by the coding sequence ATGATTAAGACAATCACTAATTATGAGGTCAATAGAGGTACAATGGCAGTCATTCCCGAAGCACACGAACAGCATCGTGCCAAGGTGTTGGAAACGGAGGGTGACTATTATGTTAAGCAGCCGCTGATGAAACTGATCAAGCGAGCTTGTCTGGAAGGTGGAGCAACGTATGATGGTCGCAGGAAGGCTGTCGCGCATCATCTTGGTATCACACAAAAAATCCCGCTGCCGCTGCAACCGAATCAGAGCATCTATGCTTTTCCCACGCATGCACCAACGAACTTTAATTGTTACTGGATTTTTTATAACCATGTCCGCAGGATTGCTCCAGCCAATGACACTTCTGTAATCACGTTTTATAACGGCAAGCAGCTACGGGTTCCTGTATCCTACTACATATTAGAAAAACAGATGCAGCGCACCGCTTATTGTATAACTCGGTTTTCGGGTGAGAGGAGAGGGGCAGGAGTTTTTGAAAGTAAGAGGGATGGAGGCGATGATTAG
- a CDS encoding ATP-binding protein, whose product MRNLGEAVGQTLTSLPVSNSTDKPDPVFCPYCGKEKHQELMEMPLVGKRWVVHACACDIKRIEGRRAEQKRRVKQKRIEKALKLSSVNQSLRQMTFANFEMRPGAETAYHEVKDAVTHFEQREKLGLLIFGDTGNGKTHLTAAGANACIEQGYSVVLLTEKDLFSRLNATKRFSNKTSFQEIMNAYIEADLLVWDDFCSSQHLSNEERDWMFQIVNGRERIGKPIWATANLTPAEFEHPQTPYRFDDKGRLWWRVIGNMNCIHNSASNYRALEAMERMVGQGNVERTNS is encoded by the coding sequence ATGAGGAATCTGGGGGAAGCGGTTGGACAAACTCTGACATCCCTGCCCGTGTCAAACTCTACAGATAAGCCCGACCCCGTTTTCTGCCCGTATTGCGGCAAGGAGAAGCATCAGGAGTTGATGGAGATGCCGCTCGTTGGCAAGCGCTGGGTTGTTCATGCCTGTGCATGCGATATTAAGCGGATTGAAGGCAGGCGCGCCGAACAAAAGCGTCGGGTCAAGCAAAAGCGGATTGAAAAAGCTTTGAAACTAAGCAGTGTGAATCAAAGTTTGCGGCAGATGACGTTTGCGAACTTTGAGATGAGACCTGGGGCGGAGACGGCGTATCACGAGGTCAAAGATGCTGTAACTCATTTCGAACAGAGAGAGAAGCTCGGGCTGTTGATATTTGGTGACACCGGTAATGGGAAGACTCATCTTACCGCAGCCGGTGCTAATGCATGCATAGAGCAAGGCTATTCAGTGGTTTTATTGACGGAAAAAGATTTGTTCAGTCGCTTGAACGCGACCAAACGTTTTTCTAATAAGACATCATTTCAAGAGATCATGAATGCTTATATCGAGGCAGACTTACTTGTCTGGGATGATTTTTGCAGCAGTCAGCACTTGTCGAATGAAGAGAGAGATTGGATGTTTCAGATTGTAAATGGCCGTGAGCGCATCGGGAAGCCGATATGGGCCACCGCTAACTTAACCCCCGCTGAATTCGAGCACCCCCAAACACCGTATCGTTTTGATGATAAAGGTCGGCTCTGGTGGCGGGTCATTGGCAATATGAATTGTATTCATAACTCAGCGTCGAACTACCGGGCCTTGGAGGCGATGGAAAGAATGGTTGGGCAGGGAAATGTTGAACGGACGAATAGCTAG
- a CDS encoding DnaD domain protein: MNYLRELNAFYNRMETMELSTSAIALWHALMHINNNAGWREQFTVSLSVLSGKSGLSQRMVSKARSELNEKGFIDFQPRRGSQSGQYQIRRLSEPNFEHDSNNASSKPSNLNASKRSDNSSSPHDLADGHSNSDSTNRSTNRSNNRSNNRSTLIKQDKTKPSDMLIDTLQNSFSDNFSKRATTKQLNTLQSYVEQQGFEVNLVCHALSLSGERGKTFQYAKAILNNWVKKGIRTLDAAKKDSQAFTVAQRRGVTGSIKKGGTHHEESGGSGWTNSDIPARVKLYR, encoded by the coding sequence ATGAACTATTTACGAGAATTGAATGCCTTTTATAACCGGATGGAAACGATGGAACTATCGACTTCGGCCATTGCCTTGTGGCATGCTTTGATGCACATCAATAACAACGCGGGCTGGCGGGAGCAGTTTACCGTATCTTTATCCGTTCTAAGTGGCAAATCTGGATTGTCGCAACGGATGGTAAGTAAAGCACGGAGTGAACTGAATGAGAAGGGATTTATTGATTTTCAGCCGCGAAGAGGTAGTCAGTCTGGACAATATCAGATCAGACGGTTGTCTGAACCTAACTTTGAACATGATTCCAATAATGCTTCCAGCAAACCTTCCAACCTAAATGCCAGCAAACGTTCCGACAACAGTTCTTCACCCCATGATCTGGCAGACGGACATTCCAATAGTGATTCCACCAACCGTTCCACCAACCGTTCCAACAATCGTTCCAACAATCGTTCCACATTAATTAAACAAGATAAAACAAAACCTAGTGACATGCTGATTGATACATTGCAAAACAGTTTTAGCGATAATTTTTCAAAAAGAGCGACAACGAAACAACTAAATACTCTGCAATCGTATGTTGAGCAGCAAGGCTTTGAGGTCAATCTTGTTTGTCACGCATTGAGCCTTAGCGGTGAACGCGGCAAGACGTTTCAGTACGCAAAGGCCATTCTGAATAACTGGGTCAAAAAAGGAATTCGTACGCTTGATGCAGCCAAAAAAGATAGTCAAGCCTTCACGGTTGCTCAGCGTCGTGGCGTAACGGGATCTATAAAGAAAGGAGGGACCCACCATGAGGAATCTGGGGGAAGCGGTTGGACAAACTCTGACATCCCTGCCCGTGTCAAACTCTACAGATAA
- a CDS encoding helix-turn-helix domain-containing protein, which translates to MFPVILQQLRTEKGLTRQDVADYLGKTPQAYGYYEKGKREPNYDTLISLADLFDVSIDYLLGRNYQHLVGDDEHLFFIDTSELTDEAVEDVKKHVEYMRYKSQGDHSSEKLRS; encoded by the coding sequence ATGTTCCCGGTCATTCTTCAGCAGCTAAGGACAGAGAAAGGTTTAACAAGGCAAGATGTTGCCGACTATCTCGGCAAAACACCGCAGGCCTATGGCTACTATGAAAAAGGCAAACGAGAACCGAACTATGATACCTTGATAAGTTTAGCCGACTTATTTGATGTATCCATCGATTATCTCCTTGGTCGTAACTACCAGCATCTAGTTGGCGATGACGAACATCTCTTTTTTATAGATACGAGTGAACTTACGGATGAGGCTGTCGAAGATGTTAAGAAGCATGTTGAGTATATGCGATACAAGTCACAGGGCGATCATTCTAGTGAAAAGTTGCGGAGCTAG
- a CDS encoding acyl CoA:acetate/3-ketoacid CoA transferase, with the protein MDINFRTGELVNQIADGSTIALVGFGGMGQCDKILQGIRDRFLETGHPRNLTIFHTAGQSDRYNGIEYIAEDGLITRVIGGHWGMAPKLQKLIKNNKVDCYCFPQGQLTHLLRTMANKLPGQISPIGLGTFIDPRINGGKFNERTKLQEDLVKIMKVDGEDFLFYQSIPFDYVFIRGTTIDENGNITTEEEPVKLELLSAAQAAKAFGGQVLAQVKYRAKRESLHPKDVVVPGYLVDGAVIAENVETEHRQLPNSVYNPVFSGDLRTPSNSLETLPLSARKVIGRRALMELNTRSVVNIGIGIPGDVIGSIAHEEQVRSNIILTLESGIIGGVPVGGNAFGIARNAEAIIDHEYLFDFYHGAGVDITYMGAAEIDQCGNVNVSQFGNKFVGCGGFIDITQPAKKVVFCTTFTGGGLEISMENGQISINREGTIKKFTYHVNQITFSGNNAIKNTKEVLYVTERAVFCLTPKGLVLKEIAPGVDLKRDILDQMNFEPIIDRELKTMDGRIFRQESMHTQTEKTLL; encoded by the coding sequence ATGGATATAAATTTCAGAACGGGAGAACTAGTCAATCAAATAGCGGATGGGAGCACAATTGCATTAGTGGGGTTTGGAGGAATGGGTCAATGTGATAAAATCCTGCAAGGAATAAGAGATCGTTTCCTAGAAACAGGCCATCCACGTAATTTAACTATTTTTCATACAGCTGGTCAATCTGACAGGTATAACGGAATTGAATACATTGCAGAAGATGGATTAATTACCCGAGTTATTGGTGGACATTGGGGGATGGCTCCTAAGCTTCAGAAATTGATTAAAAATAATAAAGTTGATTGCTATTGTTTTCCTCAAGGCCAATTGACTCATCTATTACGGACCATGGCCAATAAATTACCGGGCCAAATTTCTCCAATCGGTTTGGGAACGTTTATCGATCCTCGAATTAACGGAGGGAAATTTAATGAAAGAACAAAATTACAAGAAGACTTGGTCAAAATCATGAAAGTAGATGGTGAAGACTTTTTGTTTTATCAATCTATCCCCTTTGATTACGTTTTCATCCGTGGAACAACAATTGATGAAAACGGAAATATCACTACCGAGGAAGAGCCGGTGAAGCTTGAACTCCTCTCCGCTGCCCAGGCGGCAAAAGCTTTTGGAGGACAGGTTTTGGCCCAGGTCAAATATCGTGCTAAAAGAGAAAGTCTTCATCCTAAAGATGTTGTGGTGCCGGGTTATCTAGTCGATGGTGCAGTAATAGCCGAGAATGTTGAAACAGAACATCGCCAGTTGCCGAATTCCGTTTATAACCCTGTTTTCAGTGGAGATTTGAGGACGCCTTCAAACAGCTTGGAGACACTACCGTTAAGCGCTCGCAAGGTCATCGGGAGAAGGGCACTTATGGAATTAAACACTCGAAGTGTTGTCAATATTGGAATTGGTATTCCAGGTGATGTGATCGGATCGATTGCCCACGAGGAACAGGTACGTTCGAATATCATTTTGACTTTAGAATCTGGTATCATCGGCGGGGTTCCGGTAGGTGGCAATGCGTTTGGCATTGCTCGAAATGCCGAAGCAATTATTGACCATGAATATCTCTTTGATTTCTACCACGGAGCAGGAGTGGATATCACTTATATGGGAGCAGCCGAAATAGACCAATGTGGAAATGTTAATGTAAGTCAATTTGGCAATAAGTTCGTAGGATGTGGTGGATTTATCGACATTACTCAACCAGCGAAAAAAGTGGTTTTCTGTACTACTTTTACTGGTGGCGGGTTAGAAATTTCTATGGAAAATGGTCAAATAAGCATTAATCGTGAAGGAACAATTAAAAAATTCACATACCATGTTAACCAAATCACGTTTAGCGGTAATAATGCAATAAAAAATACTAAAGAAGTTCTGTATGTAACGGAGCGTGCCGTATTTTGTTTGACTCCCAAAGGGCTAGTATTAAAGGAAATTGCACCCGGAGTAGATCTTAAACGAGATATTCTCGATCAGATGAACTTTGAACCGATAATTGATAGGGAGCTAAAAACAATGGATGGTAGGATTTTTAGACAGGAATCAATGCATACACAAACGGAAAAAACTTTATTGTAA
- a CDS encoding acyl CoA:acetate/3-ketoacid CoA transferase: MKNKLLSTKSAVNMISNETTLCTVGFTLMGASETILKEIERRYLETGLPKDITLMHSAGQSDRESGIQHLAHKGLVKRIIGSHWGLAPKWGELINNNAVEAHCIPQGQLAHLFRAMASGKPGSFSRVGLNTFIDPRVEGGIMNELAYQSGSLMQIVNILGEEYMFYHSIPIDIAIIRGTTADEYGNITMEDEAIKLEALSVAQAVKRYGGKVIVQVKNIARKGTLNSRNVEVPGIYVDAVVQTEDPLTDHRQTSSFFFNPVYSGSVKEAASTLNPIPLTLRKVIGRRGVMELYPDATVNLGTGIPGDTIGPVASEEGILDDVLLTVESGAIGGIPEGGMDFGITKNADAIIEHAYQFDYYNGVGVDITYMGAAEVDQYGNVNVSKFGTKAVGCGGFIDITQPAKKVVFLGTFTAKGLEVDVNDGELKITKEGTKKKFINHVGQITFSGEYARNREQPVYFVTERAVFQLSFKGLELIEYAPGIDVEKDIISQMDFKPHISPELKPMPTELFKDSLLNIKRFFEKERINLIES, encoded by the coding sequence ATGAAAAATAAACTTTTGTCCACTAAGTCCGCCGTAAATATGATCTCGAATGAAACCACGTTATGTACGGTTGGATTTACTTTAATGGGTGCTTCTGAAACGATCTTAAAGGAGATAGAGCGTAGGTATTTAGAAACGGGTTTACCTAAAGATATTACCCTTATGCATTCTGCAGGCCAAAGCGATCGCGAGAGTGGGATTCAACATTTAGCTCATAAAGGCTTGGTTAAGCGTATCATTGGATCACACTGGGGATTGGCGCCCAAATGGGGAGAGTTGATTAATAATAACGCTGTGGAAGCGCATTGTATTCCGCAGGGTCAACTCGCACATTTGTTCAGAGCTATGGCCTCAGGTAAACCTGGAAGCTTTTCAAGGGTGGGATTGAATACATTTATAGATCCACGAGTTGAAGGTGGAATAATGAACGAATTAGCCTATCAATCTGGAAGTTTAATGCAAATTGTAAATATACTAGGCGAAGAATACATGTTTTATCATTCGATTCCGATTGATATAGCAATTATCAGGGGAACAACGGCAGATGAATACGGTAATATCACAATGGAAGATGAGGCTATTAAACTTGAAGCGCTATCAGTTGCTCAAGCAGTTAAACGTTATGGTGGTAAAGTAATCGTACAGGTGAAAAATATTGCACGTAAAGGAACGCTAAATTCGCGCAATGTAGAAGTACCAGGCATCTATGTAGATGCAGTCGTACAAACGGAAGACCCATTAACGGACCATAGGCAAACATCTAGTTTCTTTTTTAACCCGGTTTATTCCGGAAGTGTTAAAGAAGCAGCTAGTACATTGAATCCAATACCACTGACATTGCGGAAAGTGATAGGAAGACGTGGGGTGATGGAACTTTATCCGGATGCAACTGTAAATTTAGGAACAGGAATTCCGGGAGATACCATTGGACCTGTGGCTAGTGAAGAAGGCATATTAGATGATGTCCTTCTAACGGTAGAATCAGGGGCGATTGGTGGTATTCCGGAAGGTGGAATGGATTTTGGCATAACAAAAAATGCAGATGCGATAATAGAACATGCATATCAATTTGATTATTACAATGGTGTGGGTGTAGATATCACCTATATGGGTGCTGCGGAAGTTGATCAGTATGGCAACGTTAACGTGAGTAAGTTTGGAACTAAGGCTGTTGGGTGTGGGGGATTTATTGATATTACTCAACCGGCCAAGAAGGTTGTCTTTTTGGGTACATTTACTGCCAAGGGATTAGAAGTGGATGTCAATGACGGTGAGTTAAAAATTACAAAAGAAGGAACTAAAAAGAAATTTATCAATCACGTTGGACAAATCACTTTTAGTGGAGAATATGCTCGGAATCGTGAACAACCGGTTTATTTTGTAACGGAACGTGCCGTTTTCCAGTTAAGCTTTAAAGGATTAGAATTGATTGAATATGCTCCTGGCATAGATGTAGAAAAGGATATTATATCTCAAATGGATTTTAAGCCACATATTTCTCCCGAATTAAAACCAATGCCAACTGAATTGTTTAAGGATAGTTTATTGAATATAAAGAGATTTTTTGAAAAAGAACGGATTAACCTAATCGAATCTTAA
- a CDS encoding 3-hydroxyacyl-CoA dehydrogenase family protein, whose amino-acid sequence MEIQQVAIIGAGLMGTGITQSVAEAGYPVKWIDVSSGQLDKGIKTIRNLLNRKVEKGYCELHHIEDTMERIITNEELIKAKDVDLVIEAVPENMEIKKKIFRQLDEIINADAFLASNTSALSISALASVTRRPEKVIGTHFFYPVPKMGLLEVIPGLLTSQNTFESLKTFGQKIGKKAVLCKDFPGFIVNRLLVPMINEAIYLVMEGVKPEDVDSAMKIGANHPMGPLKLADFVGLETLLATMEGLYDGFKDSKYRPCPLLVKMVEAGTLGNKTGKGFYDHREKEQVL is encoded by the coding sequence ATGGAAATTCAACAAGTAGCCATTATTGGAGCAGGTTTGATGGGAACCGGTATTACACAATCAGTGGCGGAAGCGGGTTATCCAGTCAAATGGATAGATGTGTCTTCTGGTCAACTTGATAAAGGGATAAAAACCATCCGAAACTTGCTAAATCGAAAAGTAGAAAAGGGTTATTGTGAATTGCACCATATCGAAGATACGATGGAAAGAATTATCACTAATGAGGAATTGATAAAGGCTAAGGACGTTGATTTGGTTATTGAGGCCGTTCCAGAAAATATGGAGATAAAGAAAAAAATCTTTCGTCAGCTAGACGAGATAATCAATGCTGATGCTTTTTTGGCTTCTAATACCTCCGCGTTATCAATTTCGGCATTAGCTTCCGTTACACGTCGACCGGAAAAGGTAATCGGTACGCATTTTTTTTATCCAGTACCTAAAATGGGCTTATTAGAAGTCATTCCAGGATTACTCACCTCACAAAATACATTTGAGTCACTAAAGACTTTTGGACAAAAAATTGGCAAAAAAGCTGTATTATGTAAAGACTTTCCAGGATTTATTGTGAATCGGCTGCTAGTGCCCATGATCAATGAGGCAATTTATTTAGTGATGGAAGGAGTAAAACCGGAAGATGTTGATTCGGCAATGAAAATTGGAGCCAATCACCCCATGGGACCACTAAAGCTCGCCGATTTCGTTGGGTTAGAGACCTTATTGGCCACAATGGAAGGTCTTTATGACGGGTTTAAAGATTCTAAATATCGCCCATGTCCGCTATTAGTCAAGATGGTAGAGGCGGGAACATTAGGTAATAAGACAGGAAAAGGATTTTACGATCATAGGGAAAAGGAACAAGTTTTATGA